The following proteins are co-located in the Desulfovibrio sp. genome:
- the proB gene encoding glutamate 5-kinase, whose protein sequence is MTAPTEDWRQERARVLAQARVVVVKVGSAVLTDAQGLSMPVLENLAGQLARLRNLLPAGDAASGNAGGAEPRRLVLVSSGAVAAGRAALATRGHVVETTGLAARQAAAAVGQGQLMQSWDKVFLAHRMPTAQVLLTRDDLRARQRFLNARNTFAELLEWGVLPIVNENDTVSISELKFGDNDCLASLLVNLTGADLFINLTSASGVLAADPQKDPNAPIMDHIDDVAALDLGQLCGGKTSVGTGGMYSKLLAARRAAQIGVPTLILPGREPEIITRAFAASGICPAPQGHEPFTGGTWVCPARHAIPRRKFWLAYQSDPAGSVHVDAGAAKALLHKGGSLLPGGVFRVEGNFQQGGLVRVLHEGQSLGVGLSNYSTSDLKKIMGLKRHEVAAILGDAHYPEVIHRDNLLLDAAV, encoded by the coding sequence ATGACAGCGCCGACGGAAGACTGGCGGCAGGAACGCGCCCGGGTGCTTGCTCAGGCGCGGGTGGTGGTTGTCAAAGTAGGCAGCGCCGTACTCACCGATGCCCAGGGCCTGAGCATGCCTGTGCTGGAAAATCTGGCCGGGCAGTTGGCGCGTTTGCGCAACCTGCTGCCTGCGGGCGATGCGGCATCCGGTAATGCTGGTGGCGCGGAGCCGCGTCGGCTGGTGCTTGTTTCTTCCGGCGCTGTAGCCGCAGGCAGGGCGGCGCTTGCCACGCGCGGGCATGTGGTTGAAACCACAGGCCTCGCGGCGCGTCAGGCTGCGGCAGCAGTGGGGCAGGGGCAGCTCATGCAGAGCTGGGACAAGGTGTTTTTAGCCCACCGCATGCCCACCGCTCAGGTGTTGCTGACCCGCGATGACCTGCGCGCGCGTCAGCGCTTCCTTAACGCGCGCAATACCTTTGCCGAACTGCTGGAATGGGGCGTGCTGCCCATTGTCAACGAAAACGACACCGTATCCATCAGCGAACTGAAGTTCGGCGATAACGACTGCCTTGCAAGCCTTCTGGTCAATCTGACCGGAGCTGATCTTTTCATCAATCTCACTTCCGCCTCGGGCGTGCTGGCTGCCGATCCGCAAAAAGACCCCAACGCCCCCATCATGGATCACATTGATGATGTGGCGGCCCTTGATCTGGGTCAGCTTTGCGGCGGCAAGACTTCCGTAGGCACGGGCGGTATGTATTCTAAGCTGCTGGCTGCCCGTCGCGCCGCGCAGATTGGCGTTCCCACGCTGATTTTGCCGGGGCGCGAGCCGGAGATTATCACGCGGGCCTTTGCCGCCAGCGGTATTTGTCCGGCTCCGCAGGGACATGAGCCATTTACGGGCGGCACATGGGTTTGCCCGGCGCGGCATGCCATACCGCGCCGAAAATTCTGGCTGGCCTATCAGTCTGATCCGGCGGGCAGCGTGCATGTGGACGCTGGCGCGGCCAAGGCCCTGCTGCACAAGGGCGGCAGCCTCCTGCCCGGCGGCGTGTTCCGCGTTGAGGGCAACTTTCAGCAGGGCGGGCTGGTACGCGTGCTGCACGAAGGGCAAAGCCTTGGCGTGGGCCTCTCCAACTACAGCACCTCAGACCTGAAAAAAATTATGGGCCTGAAAAGGCACGAAGTCGCAGCTATTCTGGGCGATGCGCACTATCCTGAGGTTATCCATAGAGACAATCTGCTGCTTGATGCGGCAGTGTAA
- the obgE gene encoding GTPase ObgE has translation MRFVDEARIQVRAGKGGHGCLSFRREKFVPRGGPDGGNGGDGGSVLLKADGRLLSLYDFRLKRLYEARNGRPGEGSQCDGKKGEDMVLHLPVGTLVFVEGPDGEELLADLSDPEAEVMVARGGRGGKGNEHFKSSTMRAPRFCQPGEPGEEKNLRLELKILADAGLLGLPNAGKSTFISQVSAARPKIAAYPFTTLTPNLGVMIDEVDPDRRMVIADIPGLIEGAHEGQGLGLRFLKHVERTRFLVHILSVEDVGEDDPWAGFNLINEELRRFDEELGERQQIEVVNKIDLISPERLEELKNRAKADGRNIFFISARDNIDVEPLVEELWRMRDETASHAPILHFADTDGDEEEDFPEIEVIYTRE, from the coding sequence ATGCGATTTGTAGATGAAGCTCGAATTCAGGTGCGCGCCGGTAAGGGCGGGCACGGTTGTTTGTCTTTTCGGCGTGAAAAGTTTGTGCCGCGCGGCGGCCCGGACGGCGGCAACGGTGGTGACGGCGGTTCAGTGTTGCTGAAAGCCGATGGCCGTTTGCTGTCTTTGTACGATTTTCGCCTCAAGCGCCTTTACGAAGCCCGTAATGGTCGCCCCGGCGAGGGCAGCCAGTGCGATGGCAAAAAAGGTGAAGACATGGTGCTGCACCTGCCGGTGGGCACGCTTGTTTTTGTTGAAGGCCCGGATGGTGAAGAGCTGCTGGCCGACCTCAGCGATCCTGAAGCGGAAGTGATGGTTGCGCGCGGCGGACGCGGCGGCAAGGGCAACGAGCATTTCAAGTCTTCCACCATGCGCGCGCCGCGCTTTTGCCAGCCCGGCGAGCCGGGCGAAGAAAAAAATCTTCGCCTTGAGTTGAAGATTCTGGCCGATGCCGGTCTGTTGGGCTTGCCCAATGCGGGCAAATCCACCTTTATTTCGCAGGTCTCTGCGGCGCGTCCCAAGATCGCGGCCTATCCCTTCACCACGCTCACGCCCAACCTCGGCGTGATGATTGACGAAGTGGATCCCGACAGGCGCATGGTCATTGCCGACATTCCCGGCCTTATAGAAGGCGCGCATGAAGGTCAGGGGCTAGGGCTGCGCTTCCTCAAGCATGTGGAGCGCACACGTTTTCTCGTGCACATTCTCAGCGTGGAAGATGTGGGCGAGGATGACCCTTGGGCGGGCTTTAACCTCATCAATGAGGAACTGCGCCGTTTTGACGAAGAGCTGGGCGAGCGTCAGCAGATTGAGGTGGTCAACAAGATCGACCTCATCAGCCCTGAGCGTCTGGAAGAACTGAAAAACAGGGCCAAAGCCGACGGTCGGAATATCTTTTTTATTTCCGCGCGGGACAACATCGACGTTGAGCCGCTGGTGGAAGAGCTGTGGCGCATGCGCGATGAAACCGCCAGCCACGCGCCTATCCTGCATTTTGCCGATACAGACGGTGATGAGGAAGAGGACTTCCCCGAAATTGAAGTGATCTATACCCGCGAGTAG
- the rpmA gene encoding 50S ribosomal protein L27 has product MAHKKAGGSSRNGRDSEGQRRGVKRFGGQSVLAGNILVRQLGTTVYPGVNVGMGRDFTLFAKVAGVVRFEKYIRKRRVHTRVHVEAAAD; this is encoded by the coding sequence ATGGCACATAAGAAAGCAGGCGGCTCTTCGCGCAACGGTCGCGACAGTGAAGGCCAACGCCGCGGCGTAAAGCGTTTTGGCGGTCAGAGCGTTCTGGCTGGCAATATTCTGGTGCGTCAGCTCGGCACTACCGTTTACCCCGGTGTGAACGTGGGCATGGGCAGGGATTTTACCCTGTTCGCCAAAGTGGCCGGCGTTGTGCGCTTTGAGAAGTATATCCGCAAACGTCGCGTTCACACGCGCGTGCATGTGGAGGCGGCCGCCGACTAA
- the rplU gene encoding 50S ribosomal protein L21, whose amino-acid sequence MYAIIETGGKQYRVEEGSKVVVEKLAVQAGSEISLDKVLMVGGAECKVGAPYLAGAAVMAEVVDHGRGPKIKVFKRWRRNDSRKLRGHRQDYTTIRVKSINA is encoded by the coding sequence ATGTACGCGATTATCGAGACCGGCGGAAAACAGTACCGCGTCGAAGAAGGTTCTAAAGTAGTTGTGGAAAAGCTTGCGGTTCAGGCCGGAAGCGAGATTTCCCTGGACAAGGTGCTGATGGTCGGCGGCGCTGAATGCAAAGTCGGCGCTCCCTATCTTGCCGGGGCCGCCGTTATGGCGGAAGTGGTGGATCACGGGCGCGGACCCAAGATCAAGGTGTTCAAGCGCTGGCGTCGTAATGACTCGCGCAAGCTGCGCGGTCACCGCCAGGATTACACCACCATTCGCGTTAAGAGCATCAACGCCTAG
- a CDS encoding TRAM domain-containing protein encodes MNTAPTHLTLDITALSHDGRGIARLAPTDDHASKGTVIFVANALPGQRVNARVLRRKSSFIDAETASLIQNAPDAVDPICPHHAECGGCPLQTMPYAQQRYWKRTLTVDALTRIGKFDRELIETILPPVTGSPALTRFRNKMEFAFGHDTDNKADLKLGLRRRNGRDVVDVPHCALMPPEALQIVSMVGKLAAESGFAAYTAPNAREGQPFRPTQGQQRLGRRGGFARSTPRSHAIPIHEVVDNGFWRFFVLRRGLAADMRTPRWWALCITSPGDTAQRAAVRLLGREVLAAFPQLSAFIHEERATADAFAFGEKRVQTLDDTGRENPSAARLFLPLADMNFTLDAASFFQVNTGGAQALAHAAQRMLASDRPTDCQHNVRPRGLLDLYCGVGAPGLLLARNYSALLGLEQDSRAVKLAAINARANDINYCQYEAGDAAYRLEHLAPLEPASRWQAAGFDESASIPQATDALADPPRAGLSPRALDALMQIAPDRILYISCNPATLARDAAQLRSRYSLERLEAVDLFPHTPHLECLSLWHRLD; translated from the coding sequence ATGAACACAGCCCCCACACATCTCACACTTGATATCACCGCCCTTTCGCACGATGGGCGCGGCATTGCTCGCCTTGCGCCGACGGACGACCATGCCAGCAAGGGCACCGTCATATTTGTGGCAAATGCCCTGCCGGGCCAGCGGGTGAACGCGCGCGTTTTGCGGCGCAAGTCCTCCTTTATAGATGCGGAAACCGCATCCCTGATCCAGAACGCGCCGGACGCCGTCGATCCCATTTGCCCCCACCATGCCGAGTGTGGCGGCTGCCCCTTGCAAACCATGCCCTATGCGCAGCAGCGTTACTGGAAGCGCACTCTGACAGTGGACGCCCTGACCCGCATTGGCAAGTTTGACCGGGAGCTGATTGAAACTATACTTCCGCCCGTCACTGGCTCACCCGCGCTGACGCGGTTTCGCAATAAAATGGAATTTGCCTTCGGGCACGACACGGACAACAAGGCCGATTTGAAACTCGGCCTGCGACGCCGCAATGGCCGCGATGTGGTCGATGTGCCGCACTGCGCCCTCATGCCGCCCGAAGCGCTACAGATAGTAAGCATGGTGGGCAAACTGGCAGCTGAAAGCGGATTTGCCGCCTACACAGCACCCAATGCAAGGGAAGGTCAGCCCTTTCGCCCCACGCAAGGTCAACAAAGACTAGGCCGCCGGGGCGGCTTTGCCCGGAGCACCCCGCGCAGCCACGCCATCCCGATTCACGAGGTCGTGGACAATGGCTTCTGGCGTTTTTTTGTGCTGCGGCGCGGCCTTGCTGCGGACATGCGCACTCCGCGCTGGTGGGCCCTGTGCATCACAAGCCCTGGCGATACGGCGCAGCGAGCAGCTGTGCGGTTGCTCGGCAGGGAGGTGCTGGCGGCATTTCCCCAGTTGTCGGCATTTATCCATGAAGAACGCGCCACCGCTGATGCCTTTGCTTTTGGCGAAAAGCGCGTGCAGACCCTGGACGACACTGGCCGGGAAAATCCCTCAGCCGCACGGTTGTTTCTGCCCCTTGCCGACATGAACTTTACCCTTGATGCGGCTTCATTCTTTCAGGTGAATACTGGCGGGGCGCAGGCGCTTGCGCATGCGGCACAGCGCATGCTCGCGTCCGACAGACCTACGGATTGCCAACACAATGTCCGCCCTCGAGGTCTGCTCGATCTTTATTGTGGCGTTGGCGCACCTGGCCTGCTGCTGGCGCGCAACTATTCCGCCCTGCTCGGCCTGGAGCAGGACAGCCGCGCCGTGAAGCTTGCTGCCATAAATGCCAGGGCCAATGACATCAATTACTGCCAGTATGAGGCAGGGGATGCGGCGTATCGCCTTGAGCACCTTGCGCCTCTAGAACCTGCAAGCCGCTGGCAGGCAGCTGGGTTTGACGAGTCAGCCAGCATTCCGCAGGCAACAGATGCTCTGGCAGATCCGCCAAGGGCCGGGCTTTCGCCGCGCGCGCTGGATGCGCTCATGCAGATCGCGCCAGACAGAATCCTTTATATATCCTGCAACCCGGCTACGCTGGCGCGAGACGCCGCGCAACTGCGCTCCAGGTATTCCCTGGAGCGGCTTGAAGCGGTAGACCTTTTCCCTCACACGCCGCACCTCGAGTGTCTGAGCCTCTGGCACAGGCTCGACTAA
- a CDS encoding AtpZ/AtpI family protein, producing the protein MTLTGSSHVRGGLMSFKDFLKQQQTGMEAMANTGVIGLHLVSGPAVGFAIGYGIDHWFGTSPWGKLVFLFIGIAAGFLNVYRDTQALLRKMAAQDARRKGLAPEQQNETPPAGQGKTDSRAQTETDDTQP; encoded by the coding sequence ATGACGCTTACAGGTTCCAGCCACGTGCGCGGAGGCCTTATGTCGTTCAAGGATTTTCTTAAGCAGCAGCAAACCGGTATGGAAGCCATGGCCAACACAGGGGTCATCGGACTGCATCTGGTGAGCGGCCCCGCAGTGGGTTTTGCCATTGGTTATGGCATTGACCACTGGTTTGGCACCAGCCCATGGGGCAAGCTGGTTTTTCTGTTCATCGGCATAGCGGCAGGTTTTTTGAACGTGTATCGCGACACTCAGGCCCTGCTGCGCAAAATGGCGGCGCAGGACGCCCGCCGGAAAGGCCTTGCGCCGGAACAGCAAAACGAAACGCCCCCAGCGGGGCAAGGCAAAACAGACAGCCGTGCGCAGACTGAAACAGATGATACACAGCCTTGA
- the atpB gene encoding F0F1 ATP synthase subunit A, which yields MAGGLPHPVLLSTFMGMDEIAIGGTMVEFKHVFYSWVCMAILFTVALIMRRRLTMVPGGLQNFFEALVDTIENFILATMGEHGRKFVGLLAGMFIYIFGMNLMGLVPGFDAPTANLNTTVCMALFVLVFYNAVGLIRWKAHYIHHFTGPSKVLIPLMFPLEVVSHLSRPVSLSLRLFGNIRGEEIVMVLFFVMAPILGTLPIYALFLLGKTMQAFVFFMLTMFYIKGALEAPEH from the coding sequence ATGGCAGGTGGTTTGCCGCATCCGGTATTGCTCTCCACATTTATGGGCATGGACGAGATCGCCATCGGTGGAACGATGGTGGAATTCAAACATGTGTTCTACTCCTGGGTCTGTATGGCCATTCTGTTCACCGTAGCGTTGATCATGCGCCGTCGGCTGACCATGGTTCCCGGAGGTTTGCAAAACTTTTTTGAAGCCTTGGTGGATACCATCGAGAACTTCATCCTTGCCACCATGGGTGAGCATGGACGCAAGTTCGTTGGCCTCCTGGCTGGCATGTTCATCTACATCTTCGGCATGAACCTTATGGGTCTTGTGCCCGGCTTTGACGCTCCTACAGCCAACCTCAACACCACCGTGTGCATGGCGCTGTTCGTGCTCGTGTTCTACAACGCCGTGGGTCTGATCCGCTGGAAGGCGCACTACATCCACCACTTTACCGGTCCCTCCAAGGTGCTCATTCCGCTCATGTTTCCGCTTGAAGTGGTTTCGCACCTTTCGCGCCCGGTTTCGCTTTCTCTCCGTCTTTTCGGCAACATCCGCGGTGAAGAAATCGTTATGGTGCTGTTCTTCGTAATGGCTCCCATACTCGGCACCCTGCCCATCTACGCCCTCTTCCTTTTGGGCAAGACCATGCAGGCTTTCGTGTTCTTCATGCTGACCATGTTCTACATCAAGGGCGCGCTTGAAGCACCCGAGCATTAG
- the atpE gene encoding ATP synthase F0 subunit C produces MRKFLMIALNTVALLGMATMAFAANQLDASALGYTCLAAALGIGIAAFGCGIGMGLGLKGACEGVARNPDVSGKITGTMILAFAFIESLAIYALVISFILLYANPYA; encoded by the coding sequence ATGCGTAAGTTTCTGATGATCGCCCTGAACACCGTGGCCCTTCTCGGCATGGCCACCATGGCTTTTGCTGCCAACCAGCTCGACGCCTCGGCTCTGGGCTACACCTGCCTGGCCGCCGCCCTTGGCATCGGCATTGCCGCTTTCGGTTGCGGCATCGGCATGGGCCTTGGTCTGAAGGGCGCCTGCGAAGGCGTTGCCCGCAACCCTGACGTGAGCGGCAAGATCACCGGTACCATGATTCTGGCCTTCGCCTTCATCGAATCGCTGGCCATTTACGCCCTGGTTATCAGCTTCATCCTGCTGTACGCCAACCCCTACGCGTAA
- a CDS encoding redox-sensing transcriptional repressor Rex: MVNPPKSKHIPRATIQRLATYVQVLENFARDSVEVISSNPLAEACGVNGSQVRKDLAYFGEFGIRGVGYHVKSLIAAITSSLGVDREWRMALIGVGNLGKAILNHGEFRSRGFNIVGIFDCDPFKIGEIVHGLEVHCTRDLKDMVTDLNIEIGIITTPPERAQRAAQHLMDAGITSILNFAPSRIKVPDRINVEYVDFFHHLYALAFNHPQTR, encoded by the coding sequence ATGGTCAACCCACCCAAGAGCAAACACATTCCACGCGCGACTATCCAGCGCCTTGCCACATATGTTCAGGTGTTGGAAAATTTCGCACGTGACAGTGTCGAAGTCATTTCATCCAATCCCCTTGCAGAAGCCTGCGGCGTCAACGGCTCGCAGGTGCGCAAAGACCTTGCTTACTTCGGTGAATTCGGCATCCGTGGCGTTGGCTATCATGTCAAATCGCTCATTGCCGCCATAACCTCATCCCTGGGTGTTGACCGCGAATGGCGCATGGCGCTGATCGGTGTCGGCAACCTCGGCAAGGCCATTCTGAACCACGGCGAATTCCGCTCCCGGGGATTCAATATTGTGGGTATTTTCGACTGCGACCCCTTTAAGATCGGCGAAATTGTCCATGGTCTTGAAGTGCACTGCACACGCGACCTCAAGGACATGGTGACAGATCTGAACATCGAGATCGGCATCATCACCACTCCGCCGGAGCGGGCGCAAAGGGCCGCGCAGCACTTGATGGACGCAGGCATTACCTCCATTTTGAACTTTGCCCCCTCGCGCATCAAGGTGCCGGACAGAATCAACGTGGAGTACGTGGACTTTTTCCACCACCTCTATGCGCTGGCGTTCAACCATCCCCAGACACGGTAA
- a CDS encoding adenosylcobinamide-GDP ribazoletransferase — protein MALTSVTSWPGRFHDALAFLTRLVPPRPCCTADSLSAAMPFFAPVGLVLGALCTAAAFVCLWVFDAPDTGFAGRCIVAALAAWAWMLCEIWATRGLHWDGLSDLGDAVSSGATGERFWTVLRDSRLGAFGALHLLVAFSGLWLGLTWQLANGQWIAPLLAPAWGRAACIWLAAYTVPHDERSLGGLACAGSSPQLARWQVVLASGMLVLILLLGNCPFWRLPLLAFGQFLLIHSMIDTTREHGGVSGDFLGACIQWSQLWFLLVTV, from the coding sequence GTGGCACTCACTTCTGTGACATCCTGGCCAGGGCGCTTTCATGACGCCCTGGCTTTTTTGACCCGCCTTGTCCCCCCCCGCCCCTGCTGCACCGCAGATTCTCTCAGCGCGGCCATGCCTTTTTTTGCCCCGGTGGGTCTGGTGCTTGGCGCACTTTGCACGGCAGCCGCCTTTGTCTGCCTGTGGGTCTTTGACGCTCCAGACACAGGTTTTGCAGGCCGCTGTATCGTTGCCGCCCTTGCCGCCTGGGCCTGGATGCTTTGCGAAATATGGGCAACACGAGGCCTGCACTGGGACGGATTATCAGACCTTGGCGATGCCGTAAGCAGCGGAGCCACCGGCGAACGCTTCTGGACTGTACTTCGGGATAGCCGCCTTGGCGCATTTGGGGCTTTGCATCTTCTTGTGGCATTCAGCGGTTTATGGCTGGGCCTCACATGGCAACTTGCCAACGGCCAGTGGATTGCCCCCCTGCTCGCGCCCGCCTGGGGTCGCGCAGCCTGCATCTGGTTGGCGGCATATACCGTGCCGCACGATGAACGCTCGCTCGGCGGCCTTGCCTGCGCTGGCTCAAGCCCGCAACTGGCCCGTTGGCAAGTTGTGCTGGCATCGGGCATGCTCGTACTGATTCTGCTTTTGGGCAATTGCCCTTTCTGGCGCCTGCCCCTGCTGGCCTTTGGTCAATTTTTACTGATCCACAGCATGATCGACACTACGCGGGAACACGGCGGAGTTTCCGGAGATTTTCTTGGCGCGTGTATCCAGTGGAGCCAGTTGTGGTTCCTGTTGGTAACAGTGTAA
- a CDS encoding nitroreductase family protein has product MDFKALAEAARTCRRFYEDQPLGMADLEWLVDCARVAPCAKNGQELRFMLVGNGETCQKLFALTRWAGALKDWGGPHPGDRPTGFVVILMPKTGKELTCMDVGIAAQTIQLAATSRNWGCCMIQSFDHQAAPSLLNVPEDMKIALVLGLGLAKEKRVVAPMPEGGATAYWRDAEGVHYVPKRSLEDLIVARF; this is encoded by the coding sequence ATGGATTTTAAAGCGCTCGCGGAAGCGGCCCGCACCTGCCGCCGCTTTTATGAAGACCAGCCGCTTGGCATGGCCGACCTGGAATGGCTTGTGGACTGCGCACGCGTAGCCCCCTGCGCCAAAAACGGGCAGGAACTGCGCTTCATGCTCGTAGGTAACGGTGAAACCTGCCAAAAACTGTTCGCTCTCACCCGCTGGGCGGGCGCGCTGAAAGATTGGGGCGGCCCGCATCCCGGTGATCGTCCCACAGGTTTTGTGGTCATTCTTATGCCCAAGACGGGTAAGGAGCTGACCTGCATGGATGTGGGCATTGCGGCCCAGACCATCCAGCTTGCCGCCACCAGCCGGAACTGGGGTTGCTGCATGATTCAGTCCTTTGACCATCAGGCCGCGCCTTCCCTGCTGAACGTGCCGGAAGACATGAAAATCGCTTTGGTGCTGGGCCTTGGCCTTGCCAAGGAAAAGCGCGTTGTGGCCCCTATGCCCGAGGGCGGCGCAACTGCCTACTGGCGCGATGCCGAAGGCGTCCACTATGTGCCGAAGCGGAGTCTTGAAGACCTGATCGTTGCACGATTCTAA
- a CDS encoding glycosyltransferase family 2 protein, producing MSEASRVSVVIPVWNLWGMTEPCLRSMAEHSAGENMEVVVVDNHSTDATASELEPLGEALFGTAFKAVRMTENVGFARGCNAGAQAAGGDLLFFLNNDTTLTPDWLPPLREVMADPKIGAAGPLLLYPDGTVQHCGIYVNPFNAVGHLYEHLPGSFAAARKPHPLQAITGAAIMLRKTQFEACGGFHEGFRNGFEDIDLCFALRAQGLKLRVESRSVIYHHTSRTPGRFAYDRENCTLLMQRKGGAVRPDEHVLAKLDGYDLRIGDDLDTWMVLPEEKQQRMGAEFCGKPFNSEACKALLRVEPLWLEGWLLLARYQEQAGDLGAATGTLMECLRLMPDPKVCKALSQLDPQAVFEGGMCDPATAKARVQQARRAAYANGDTALAQLLGQWLVQHAG from the coding sequence ATGTCGGAAGCAAGCCGTGTTTCTGTGGTCATTCCCGTCTGGAACCTCTGGGGCATGACAGAGCCTTGCCTGCGTTCGATGGCCGAGCATTCCGCAGGCGAAAACATGGAAGTGGTGGTTGTGGACAATCACTCCACAGACGCCACCGCTTCTGAACTTGAACCCTTGGGCGAGGCCCTGTTCGGCACGGCATTCAAGGCCGTGCGCATGACTGAGAATGTGGGTTTTGCCCGGGGCTGCAATGCCGGGGCTCAGGCGGCTGGCGGAGATCTGCTGTTTTTTCTCAACAACGACACCACGCTTACCCCAGACTGGCTGCCGCCTTTGCGCGAGGTCATGGCTGATCCCAAGATCGGCGCGGCCGGGCCGCTGCTGCTGTATCCTGACGGCACCGTGCAGCACTGCGGCATCTACGTGAATCCCTTCAATGCGGTGGGGCACCTCTACGAACACCTGCCCGGCAGCTTTGCCGCAGCCCGCAAACCTCATCCCCTGCAGGCCATCACTGGCGCGGCCATAATGCTGCGCAAAACGCAGTTTGAAGCTTGCGGAGGCTTTCATGAAGGGTTTCGCAACGGGTTTGAGGACATTGACCTGTGTTTTGCGCTGCGAGCGCAGGGGCTGAAACTGCGGGTGGAAAGCCGCAGCGTCATTTATCATCATACAAGCCGGACGCCGGGCCGCTTTGCCTATGACAGGGAAAACTGCACCCTGCTCATGCAGCGCAAAGGCGGGGCAGTGCGCCCCGATGAGCACGTGCTGGCAAAACTGGATGGATACGACCTGCGCATTGGTGACGATCTCGATACCTGGATGGTGCTGCCCGAGGAAAAGCAGCAGCGCATGGGTGCGGAGTTCTGCGGCAAGCCCTTTAACAGCGAAGCCTGCAAGGCCTTGCTGCGTGTCGAACCTCTTTGGCTTGAGGGCTGGCTCTTGCTGGCACGGTATCAGGAGCAGGCGGGCGACCTCGGTGCCGCAACAGGCACGCTTATGGAATGCCTGCGGCTCATGCCCGACCCAAAGGTGTGCAAAGCCTTGTCTCAGCTTGATCCCCAGGCCGTATTCGAGGGCGGCATGTGCGACCCGGCCACGGCAAAGGCACGCGTGCAGCAGGCGCGCCGTGCGGCCTATGCCAACGGCGATACAGCTCTTGCCCAGTTGCTCGGTCAGTGGCTTGTGCAGCATGCTGGCTGA